In a single window of the Mobula hypostoma chromosome 29, sMobHyp1.1, whole genome shotgun sequence genome:
- the LOC134339340 gene encoding uncharacterized protein LOC134339340 — protein sequence MWQMFRGHLCGVLCRYVPMIQGKDGRVQEPWCIKAVVNLVEKKRRAYERLKKLGNDRDLEDYKASRKELKNEIRRARRDHEKALASRIKENPKAFYKYVKSKRIRRERTIKCDSGKVYMEPEETAKVLNEYLASVFTTEEDLSDCWDDVQQTEKLGHIDIKKEDMLELLENIKLDKSLKLDKMYPRLLWEVREEIADPLAIIFASSIGTGEAPEDWRVADVVPLFKKGSRDSPGNYRPVSLTSAVGKLMEKILRGRIYGHLERHNVITKSHFDHKLLPQYTVKTKQRSSRTMVLHETTQNYTRLSETT from the coding sequence atgtggcaaatgttcaggggacattTGTGCGGGGTTCTgtgtaggtatgttccaatgatacagggcaaggatggtagggtacaggaaccatggtgtataaaagctgttgtaaatctagttgagaagaaaagaagagcttacgaaaggttaaaaaaactaggtaatgacagagatctagaggattataaggctagcaggaaggagcttaagaatgaaattaggagagccagaagagaccatgagaaggccttggcaagcaggattaaggaaaaccccaaggcattctacaagtatgtgaagagcaagaggatacggCGTGAGAgaacaatcaagtgtgacagtggaaaagtgtatatggaacctgAGGAGACAgcgaaggtacttaatgaataccttgcttcagtattcaccacggaAGAGGACCTTAGCGATTGTTGGGATGAcgtacagcagactgaaaaacttgggcatatagacattaagaaagaggatatgctggagcttttggaaaacattaagttggataagtcactgaaactggacaagatgtaccccaggctactgtgggaggtgagggaggagattgctgatcctctggcaataatctttgcatcatcaatagggacaggagaggctccagaggattggagggttgcagatgttgttcccttattcaagaaagggagtagagatagcccaggaaattatagaccagtgagtctaacttctgcggttggtaagctgatggaaaagatcctgagaggcaggatttatggacatttggagaggcataatgtgattacgaagagtcatttcgaccataaactgctgccacagtacacagtaaaaacgaaacaacgttcctccaggaccatggtgctacatgaaacaacacaaaactacactagactaagtgagacaacataa